The following are encoded in a window of Penicillium oxalicum strain HP7-1 chromosome II, whole genome shotgun sequence genomic DNA:
- a CDS encoding Meiotically protein: protein MSTSTETISTQQTQRSFLVAGEEQLVPAVNDAQFQSVARGDRNGKLKLRGIPSFSDPLKQRQWMKEHMAAAFRYFGKMGYAEGVSGHISMRDPILKDHFWMNPFAKHFSMIKASDLVLLDSEGYVAEGGAQLPINEAGFMIHSEIHKARPDVVAAAHTHGVYGKTWSAFGKPIEMLTQDACNFYGRLSVYDDHGGVALSQEEGRQIAQALGKDSIACILQNHGLLTVGRTVDEAAILYSMLDNACHSQLMAEAAAANGIPKRMISDEIAKYTAEFAQNPHNLYTEFQPEFELIVEESNGRVLQ, encoded by the exons atgtccacatcCACGGAGACAATCAGTACTCAACAGACGCAGCGATCGTTCCTCGTCGCTGGCGAGGAGCAGCTTGTGCCTGCGGTCAATGATGCTCAGTTTCAATCGGTGGCCCGAGGAGATCGGAACGGGAAACTGAAACTCCGTGGGATTCCTAGCTTCTCGGACCCGTTGAAGCAGCGTCAATGGATGAAGGAACATATGGCCGCTGCATTTCGATATTTCGGCAAAATGGGGTATGCTGAAGGAGTCTCTGGCCACATTTCCATGCGAG ATCCCATCTTGAAGGACCACTTCTGGATGAATCCGTTTGCGAAGCACTTCTCCATGATCAAGGCCTCGGATCTGGTCTTACTGGATAGCGAGGGATATGTGGCCGAAGGTGGAGCGCAGCTCCCCATCAACGAGGCTGGTTTCATGATTCACTCGGAAATTCACAAGGCACGCCCAGACGTCGTAGCGGCCGCCCACACTCACGGCGTGTATGGGAAGACATGGAGTGCATTTGGCAAGCCGATTGAGATGTTGACTCAGG ATGCTTGCAATTTCTACGGCCGACTGAGCGTATATGATGACCACGGGGGCGTTGCACTATctcaggaagaagggagacAGATTGCGCAGGCGCTGGGCAAGGACAGCATTGCGTGCATCTTGCAGAATCACGG CCTCCTGACGGTCGGCCGAACAGTCGATGAAGCGGCTATTCTTTACTCCATGCTGGACAACGCTTGTCATTCCCAGCTCATGGCCGAGGCAGCAGCGGCAAACGGAATCCCGAAGCGGATGATTAGTGATGAAATCGCCAAATACACCGCTGAATTTGCTCAGAACCCC CACAATCTTTACACCGAATTCCAGCCGGAATTTGAGTTGATAGTAGAGGAGAGCAATGGACGAGTACTTCAGTAA
- a CDS encoding Acetamidase, producing the protein MASSWEELAADKRKRINDSIPHEWRLQASPSDDSVFDFPAKSGLLSDQELKITESTASDLVQQLAEGKLTAVAVTTAFCKRAALAHQLLNCCLEFFPEMAIAQAKELDAYYEKYKKPVGPLHGLPLSLKDQLRVKGLETCMGYVSWLGKYDENESVLVTLLRRAGAIFYTKTSVPQTLMVCETVNNVIGRTLNPRNKNWSCGGSSGGEGAMVGIRGGVIGVGTDIGMNTRLQLTIAEKADYIWPSHGRMPYAKMANSMEGQETVHSVVGPMAHSAADLRLFLTSVLGMEPWKYDSKVVPMPWRSAEEDIIKLKIKEGLTLGYYSCDGVVLPHPPILRGIETVVSTLKDHGHQVIPWTPYKHDFGHNLIGNIYASDGNTDVFKDINASGEPAIPNIKDLLNPDIKKIDMNQLWDTHLHKWNYQMEYLDKWRELEEQQGRELDAIIAPITATAAIRHNQFRYYGYASVINLLDFTSVVVPVTFADKSLDSAKENYQAQALNSLDATVQAEYDPEAYHGAPVAVQVIGRRLSEERTLAIAEEIGKLLGNAVTP; encoded by the exons ATGGCATCCTCTTGGGAAGAACTGGCTGCTGACAAGCGGAAACGCATCAACGACTCTATCCCTCACGAATGGCGACTCCAAGCATCACCCTCGGATGATTCGGTTTTTGATTTCCCAGCAAAGTCGGGCCTTCTATCCGATCAAGAGCTGAAGATCACAGAATCGACTGCTTCCGATCTGGTCCAGCAGCTAGCCGAGGGCAAACTCACAGCCGTGGCGGTCACAACTGCGTTTTGCAAGAGAGCGGCTCTGGCGCATCAGCTG CTGAATTGCTGTCTGGAATTCTTCCCCGAGATGGCTATCGCTCAGGCGAAGGAGCTGGATGCGTACTATGAGAAATATAAGAAGCCGGTTGGTCCTCTTCATGGACTgcccctctctctcaaagaTCAACTGCGTGTGAAG GGCCTCGAGACTTGCATGGGCTATGTCTCTTGGCTTGGCAAATATGACGAGAACGAGTCCGTCCTCGTGACCCTGCTTCGGAGAGCCGGAGCTATCTTTTATACCAAGACCAGCGTTCCACAGACCTTGATGGTTTGTGAGACGGTGAACAACGTGATTGGCAGGACGCTCAATCCTCGCAACAAGAATTGGTCCTGTGGCGGAAGTTCGGGAGGAGAGGGTGCAATGGTTGGAATCCGCGGTGGTGTGATTGGCGTTGGCACGGATATTGGTATGAATACTCGACTCCAGTTGACTATCGCGGAGAAGGCAGACTATATAtg GCCGAGCCACGGGCGCATGCCCTATGCCAAAATGGCGAACAGTATGGAAGGACAGGAGACGGTACATAGTGTGGTTGGACCTATGGCTCATTCAGCGGCAG ATCTAAGATTGTTCCTCACAAGTGTGTTGGGAATGGAACCCTGGAAATATGATTCCAAGGTCGTGCCTATGCCTTGGAGATCCGCGGAAGAGGACATTATCAAGCTGAAAATCAAAGAGGGATTGACTCTGGGATACTATTCTTGTGACGGCGTG GTTTTGCCTCACCCCCCTATATTAAGAGGTATCGAGACCGTCGTCTCCACCTTGAAAGATCACGGACACCAGGTCATTCCCTGGACACCATATAAACATGACTTTGGCCACAATCTCATCGGAAATATCTACGCATCTGATGGAAATACC GACGTCTTCAAAGATATCAATGCATCCGGGGAACCCGCAATCCCCAATATCAAAGATCTACTGAACCCAGATATCAAAAAAATCGACATGAATCAATTATGGGACACCCACCTCCACAAATGGAACTACCAAATGGAATACCTCGACAAATGGCGAGAGCTCGAAGAGCAGCAGGGCCGAGAACTCGATGCCATTATCGCCCCGATCACAGCCACCGCCGCAATTCGTCACAATCAATTCCGCTACTACGGCTACGCCTCGGTAATCAATTTGCTCGACTTCACGAGCGTGGTTGTTCCGGTCACGTTTGCCGACAAGAGTTTGGACTCTGCCAAGGAGAATTACCAGGCGCAAGCTCTCAACTCGTTGGATGCCACGGTACAGGCTGAGTATGACCCCGAGGCGTATCACGGTGCCCCCGTGGCTGTCCAGGTTATTGGACGGAGATTGAGTGAAGAACGGACGCTTGCGATTGCGGAGGAGATTGGAAAACTGCTGGGGAATGCAGTCACTccctag
- a CDS encoding Cytochrome c oxidase assembly factor 6 codes for MGWLPWSSGDSNKASDGGRIAPDRTSRARCWEGRDAFFACLDRNEIIDSIKDEKEARRKCAKEVAEFEAACSATWVKYFKEKRVMEYNRDKTIERIKKEDAEKVKELKSQGWKSS; via the exons ATGGGCTGGCTTCCATGGTCCTCTGGCGACTCCAACAAAGCCTCGGATGGCGGCCGCATTGCCCCGGATCGCACGAGTCGCGCAAGATGCTGGGAAGGCCGGGATGCCTTTTTCGCCTGTCTCGATCGCAACGAAATCATCGACTCAATCAAAGACGAGAAAGAAGCGCGCCGGAAGTGCGCAAAGGAGGTTGCGGAATTTGAAGCGGCCTGTTCGGCGACTTGG GTCAAATACTTCAAGGAAAAGCGAGTGATGGAGTACAACCGGGACAAGACGATCGAGCGGATCAAGAAGGAAGATGCtgagaaggtgaaggagcTCAAGTCTCAAGGGTGGAAGTCATCTTGA